In Amycolatopsis coloradensis, one genomic interval encodes:
- a CDS encoding cobalamin-binding protein: MRIVSLLPAATDFVATLGLLPSLAGRTHECDWPPGALDDVPVVTSSTIDHDVLSSREISAAVDGEHRGSALYSLDAALLAEAEPDVVLTQDLCDVCAVSYRQVSETVRTLDGDTRVVSLEPRTLDGVFSCLATLGEVLGVPERATSEARLLRERREAVRGRVAGRPRPRVAAIEWLDPLWPAGHWVPEQIEAAGGVPLLAAAGEHTRPITWDAVAEARPDVLLLMPCGFPPERTKAELPLLTGLPGWDDIPAVHILDGPAYFNRPGPRVVDGAEILADLIHAPSPPTD; the protein is encoded by the coding sequence ATGCGGATCGTCTCGCTGCTCCCCGCCGCGACCGACTTCGTCGCGACCCTCGGGCTCCTGCCGTCACTGGCCGGCCGGACCCACGAATGCGACTGGCCACCCGGCGCGCTGGACGACGTCCCGGTGGTCACGAGCAGCACGATCGACCACGACGTGCTGTCGAGCCGGGAGATTTCGGCGGCCGTCGACGGCGAGCATCGCGGTTCGGCCCTGTACTCCCTCGACGCCGCGCTGCTCGCGGAGGCCGAACCCGACGTCGTGCTCACACAGGACCTCTGCGACGTCTGCGCGGTCTCCTACCGGCAGGTCTCGGAGACCGTGCGCACGCTGGACGGCGACACGCGGGTGGTCAGCCTCGAACCGCGAACGCTCGACGGCGTCTTCAGCTGTTTGGCCACGCTCGGTGAGGTACTGGGTGTCCCCGAACGTGCGACTTCCGAGGCTCGTCTTCTCCGGGAACGCCGGGAGGCCGTCCGGGGCCGCGTCGCGGGACGACCGCGGCCGAGGGTGGCGGCCATCGAATGGCTCGACCCGCTCTGGCCGGCCGGGCACTGGGTCCCGGAGCAGATCGAGGCCGCCGGTGGCGTCCCCCTGCTCGCCGCCGCGGGCGAACACACTCGCCCCATCACCTGGGACGCTGTCGCCGAGGCGCGACCCGACGTGCTACTGCTCATGCCCTGCGGCTTCCCGCCGGAGCGGACCAAGGCGGAATTACCGCTGCTGACCGGCTTGCCGGGCTGGGACGACATCCCGGCCGTGCACATCTTGGACGGACCGGCCTACTTCAACCGGCCAGGCCCGCGCGTCGTCGACGGCGCCGAGATCCTCGCCGATCTCATTCACGCCCCTTCGCCGCCCACAGATTGA
- a CDS encoding sugar isomerase has product MSGTFMAAEIASQPGCWREAAALASANSDLLPPPGARVAIVGCGTSWFIGQAYAVLRESAGLGETDAFAASEFPSARTYDHVVALTRSGTTTEVHALLAKLRGKTPTIAITGVPREIETAADTIVDLSVVDERSVVQTRFATTALAMLRAHLGEDLTVVADQAERVLAEPLPDELVAAEQFSFLGTGWSVGIANEAALKFREACLLWTESYPAWDYRHGPISISEPGRVTWMFGRAPEGLADDVARAGGLFVESGLDPLADLVRAQRVAGAIAARKGLDPDNPRSLTRSVVLT; this is encoded by the coding sequence ATGAGCGGGACCTTCATGGCGGCGGAGATCGCGAGCCAGCCCGGCTGCTGGCGGGAAGCGGCGGCGCTGGCCTCGGCGAACAGTGACCTGCTGCCGCCGCCGGGCGCGCGAGTCGCGATCGTCGGCTGCGGCACGTCGTGGTTCATCGGCCAGGCGTACGCCGTCCTCCGGGAGTCCGCCGGGCTCGGCGAGACCGACGCCTTCGCCGCGTCCGAGTTCCCGTCCGCCCGGACTTACGACCACGTCGTGGCGCTGACCAGGTCGGGTACGACGACCGAGGTCCACGCCTTGCTGGCGAAGCTGCGGGGCAAGACGCCGACCATCGCGATCACCGGCGTGCCGCGCGAGATCGAGACCGCCGCGGACACGATCGTCGACCTCTCCGTGGTGGACGAGCGCTCGGTCGTGCAGACCCGGTTCGCCACGACGGCGCTGGCGATGCTGCGCGCCCATCTCGGCGAGGATCTGACCGTGGTCGCCGACCAGGCCGAACGCGTACTCGCCGAACCGCTGCCCGACGAACTCGTCGCCGCGGAGCAGTTCAGCTTCCTCGGCACCGGCTGGTCCGTGGGCATCGCGAACGAGGCCGCGCTCAAGTTCCGCGAGGCGTGCCTGCTGTGGACGGAGTCGTACCCGGCGTGGGACTACCGGCACGGGCCGATCAGCATCAGCGAACCCGGCCGGGTGACCTGGATGTTCGGGCGCGCGCCGGAAGGGCTGGCCGACGACGTCGCCCGCGCGGGCGGCCTGTTCGTCGAGAGCGGCCTGGACCCGCTGGCGGATCTGGTCCGCGCGCAGCGTGTCGCCGGGGCCATCGCCGCCCGCAAGGGACTCGACCCTGACAACCCTCGCAGCCTCACCCGTTCCGTCGTCCTGACCTGA
- a CDS encoding 1-phosphofructokinase family hexose kinase produces MIVTVTPNTALDVTYTMDGLRPGDVHRVREVRHRAGGKGVNVARVLHTLGADVRAIFTAGGSTGAAVVGDLAAAGIAAGVVPIGGETRRTTTVLAGDGSVTLLNEPGPRLTGDEWQALAAAVRARKPDVLVCSGSLPPGAGGYAGLFGDAPSILDTSGDALLAGLAGKPTVVKPNADELREVTGLRDPVAAAAELRKAGAGAVVVSLGPEGLLAVTGSGTWHAAPSTVLRGNTTGAGDAVVAALALGLSRVEPWPDILRRAVALSGAAVLGPLAGDVDLAHYQAEQGLVAVRARPD; encoded by the coding sequence GTGATCGTCACCGTCACGCCGAACACCGCGCTGGACGTCACGTACACAATGGACGGTCTGCGGCCCGGTGACGTGCACCGGGTACGGGAAGTGCGGCACCGGGCGGGTGGCAAGGGCGTCAACGTCGCCCGCGTGCTGCACACGCTCGGTGCCGACGTCCGTGCGATCTTCACGGCCGGTGGCTCGACGGGAGCCGCCGTCGTGGGTGATCTCGCGGCGGCGGGCATTGCGGCGGGCGTCGTTCCGATCGGCGGCGAAACCCGGCGCACCACCACGGTTCTCGCGGGCGACGGATCGGTCACGCTGCTCAACGAGCCAGGGCCACGGCTCACCGGGGACGAATGGCAAGCGCTTGCGGCGGCCGTCCGGGCTCGGAAGCCGGACGTGCTCGTCTGCTCGGGCAGCCTGCCGCCGGGAGCCGGGGGGTACGCCGGGCTCTTCGGTGACGCACCGTCCATCTTGGACACTTCCGGCGATGCGCTGCTCGCCGGACTGGCCGGGAAGCCGACCGTGGTCAAACCGAACGCGGACGAACTGCGCGAAGTCACCGGCCTGCGTGACCCGGTGGCCGCCGCGGCCGAACTCCGCAAGGCGGGAGCGGGCGCCGTCGTCGTCTCGCTGGGACCCGAGGGACTGCTGGCGGTGACCGGATCCGGCACCTGGCACGCGGCGCCGTCCACTGTGCTCCGCGGCAACACCACCGGCGCGGGTGACGCCGTCGTCGCGGCACTGGCGCTGGGGCTCAGCCGCGTCGAACCGTGGCCGGACATTCTGCGCCGTGCCGTCGCGTTGTCCGGGGCGGCCGTGCTCGGCCCGCTCGCCGGCGACGTCGATCTGGCGCACTACCAAGCCGAACAGGGGCTGGTCGCCGTGCGCGCCCGCCCGGACTAG
- a CDS encoding class II fructose-bisphosphate aldolase, producing the protein MPLVGTGEIVGAAAAAGRGCGAFNAIQLEHLTAIVDGAAAAEAPVIVQLSQNAVKYHGSLAPVGAAALAVARSADTPVAVHLDHAESADLVREAVTLGFGSVMFDASKLDYTDNVRATREVAAYCHDHGVWVEAELGEVGGKDGVHAPGARTDPDEAAQFVASTGVDALAVAVGSSHAMLTRDAALDFELIARLRERVPVPLVLHGSSGVPDDGLAEAVRAGMTKINIATQLNKVFTAAVAEDWRAHPERVDPRKYLGAGRAAVAVEVRRLLGVLKLDQVEPVKVTIEQTLRD; encoded by the coding sequence ATGCCTCTGGTGGGAACCGGGGAAATCGTCGGAGCCGCCGCGGCGGCCGGGCGCGGCTGCGGCGCGTTCAACGCGATCCAGCTCGAACACCTCACCGCCATCGTCGACGGCGCGGCCGCGGCGGAAGCGCCGGTGATCGTGCAGCTGAGCCAGAACGCCGTGAAGTACCACGGCTCGCTGGCGCCGGTCGGCGCGGCGGCGCTGGCCGTGGCCAGGAGTGCGGACACGCCGGTCGCGGTGCATCTCGACCACGCCGAATCGGCCGACCTCGTCCGCGAAGCGGTCACGCTCGGCTTCGGCTCCGTCATGTTCGACGCGTCCAAACTGGATTACACCGACAACGTGCGCGCCACGCGGGAAGTCGCCGCGTACTGCCACGACCACGGCGTGTGGGTGGAGGCCGAACTCGGGGAGGTCGGTGGCAAGGACGGCGTCCACGCACCCGGCGCGCGCACCGATCCCGACGAGGCGGCGCAGTTCGTCGCGTCCACCGGCGTCGACGCGCTGGCGGTGGCGGTGGGCAGTTCGCACGCCATGCTCACCCGTGACGCCGCACTGGACTTCGAGCTGATCGCGCGGCTGCGGGAGCGGGTGCCGGTGCCGCTGGTGTTGCACGGGTCGTCCGGCGTGCCGGACGACGGGCTGGCCGAGGCGGTACGGGCCGGGATGACGAAGATCAACATCGCCACCCAGCTCAACAAGGTGTTCACCGCGGCCGTCGCGGAGGACTGGCGCGCGCATCCGGAGCGCGTCGATCCGCGAAAGTACCTCGGTGCAGGCAGGGCGGCGGTCGCCGTCGAGGTGCGGCGACTGCTGGGAGTGCTCAAGCTTGATCAGGTTGAACCGGTCAAGGTGACGATTGAGCAGACTTTGCGCGATTGA
- a CDS encoding ABC transporter substrate-binding protein: protein MRVGRLTALTAGAALLLAGCGGGDTAGGTGENALPGVDQFLNAPCPEAGVKPVTDKEFTYWSMWTADEPQGKVLQKAFKCFQEKTGVKVDVQWLGRKAYTQNLVPALNTDAVPDLFDQDVSKVGAAVMTPGGTQSVDDVFAMKVGEGDKTVKDVLSPSSYDFPQNKDREGHNFMVPYTIQSSAWWFNKDTAGDIQQPKTMDELIGLFDKAKADGKAAISLDGDIPFYNMYFYTQLAERYVGAGGLYKAATDKTGQAWKTEPGFLKAATETAKLPKYFIDGWDAAKFPQVQQRWADGDSRFLYVGSWAPSETREYLDKQGAGTKINYGSFQFPMPEGATHDTVEQMSIGFSVTKKAKHAEAAKAFIAYFLNKDLLAGIPIVADNLVPRADLAVPDDLKQVKAALDDPKKEHVLQYDGIDGIAGGKWQTDVFDPADIALLKGQITPQQFVDQLATKGAEFWKNQG, encoded by the coding sequence ATGCGGGTAGGCAGGCTCACGGCATTGACGGCAGGGGCGGCGCTCCTGCTCGCGGGATGCGGCGGCGGGGACACGGCCGGTGGCACCGGCGAGAACGCGCTCCCGGGCGTCGACCAGTTCCTCAACGCGCCCTGTCCGGAGGCGGGGGTGAAACCCGTGACGGACAAGGAATTCACCTACTGGTCCATGTGGACGGCCGACGAGCCGCAGGGCAAGGTCCTCCAGAAGGCCTTCAAATGCTTCCAGGAGAAGACCGGTGTCAAGGTCGACGTGCAGTGGCTGGGCCGCAAGGCCTACACGCAGAATCTGGTGCCCGCGCTGAACACCGACGCGGTGCCGGACCTGTTCGACCAGGACGTCAGCAAGGTCGGCGCGGCTGTCATGACGCCGGGCGGCACGCAAAGCGTCGACGACGTGTTCGCGATGAAGGTCGGTGAGGGCGACAAGACCGTCAAGGACGTGCTTTCGCCCAGCTCGTACGACTTCCCGCAGAACAAGGACCGCGAGGGCCACAACTTCATGGTCCCGTACACGATCCAGTCGAGCGCGTGGTGGTTCAACAAGGACACCGCCGGCGACATCCAGCAGCCGAAGACGATGGACGAGCTGATCGGCCTGTTCGACAAGGCGAAGGCCGACGGCAAGGCCGCCATCAGCCTCGACGGCGACATCCCGTTCTACAACATGTACTTCTACACCCAGCTCGCCGAGCGGTACGTCGGCGCGGGCGGGCTCTACAAGGCCGCGACCGACAAGACCGGCCAGGCGTGGAAGACCGAGCCCGGTTTCCTCAAGGCGGCCACCGAAACCGCGAAGCTGCCCAAGTACTTCATCGACGGCTGGGACGCGGCGAAGTTCCCGCAGGTGCAGCAGCGCTGGGCGGACGGCGACTCCCGGTTCCTCTACGTCGGCAGCTGGGCGCCGAGTGAGACCCGTGAGTACCTGGACAAGCAGGGCGCCGGAACGAAGATCAACTACGGCTCCTTCCAGTTCCCGATGCCCGAAGGCGCCACGCACGACACCGTCGAGCAGATGTCGATCGGTTTCTCGGTGACCAAGAAGGCCAAGCACGCCGAGGCGGCCAAGGCGTTCATCGCCTACTTCCTCAACAAGGACCTGCTCGCCGGGATCCCGATCGTGGCCGACAACCTCGTGCCGCGCGCCGACCTCGCCGTGCCGGACGACCTCAAGCAGGTCAAGGCCGCGCTGGACGACCCGAAGAAGGAGCACGTCCTGCAGTACGACGGGATCGACGGCATCGCCGGCGGCAAATGGCAGACCGACGTCTTCGACCCCGCCGACATCGCGCTGCTGAAGGGCCAGATCACGCCGCAGCAGTTCGTGGACCAGCTCGCCACCAAGGGCGCCGAGTTCTGGAAGAACCAGGGCTGA
- a CDS encoding sugar ABC transporter permease: MATVTTPITPPARAVKAGAHLSRKKRLFWPFAAPALVLYLAFLVLPTIATVVLSFTSWAGAGDTPEPNGVTNYTQMWASDSFQYAFRNTLIYVFLGGIGTFALAFLFTMVLRDMKGGKIVRAILFFPNIVAPVALGMFLGFVFKYQPGKQGLANYVLESLGADAAKFLAPSNVTGVVTASLIWASSGFYITILMAAVDRIPPYLYEDAELGGASPWQKFKNITLPMTWDVVGVAGVLWTINALKIFELVFVLAGPGTYAPPNEAWTLGIYVFDRTFGSNGTPDFGAACACAVAMIVLVSVLVVLLRRLMRRDAIQF; this comes from the coding sequence ATGGCCACGGTCACGACGCCGATCACACCGCCGGCGCGGGCGGTGAAGGCCGGGGCGCACCTGAGTCGCAAGAAACGGCTGTTCTGGCCGTTCGCCGCGCCGGCGCTGGTGCTGTACCTGGCCTTCCTGGTACTGCCGACGATCGCGACCGTGGTGCTGAGCTTCACCAGCTGGGCCGGGGCGGGAGACACGCCGGAGCCCAACGGCGTCACCAACTACACGCAGATGTGGGCGAGCGACTCGTTCCAGTACGCCTTCCGCAACACGCTGATCTACGTGTTCCTCGGCGGGATCGGCACGTTCGCGCTGGCGTTCCTGTTCACCATGGTGTTGCGGGACATGAAGGGCGGCAAGATCGTCCGCGCGATCCTGTTCTTCCCGAACATCGTGGCGCCGGTCGCGCTCGGCATGTTCCTCGGCTTCGTCTTCAAGTACCAGCCGGGGAAGCAAGGCCTCGCGAACTACGTGCTGGAAAGCCTCGGCGCGGACGCGGCGAAGTTCCTCGCACCGTCCAATGTGACCGGTGTGGTGACGGCCTCGCTGATCTGGGCCAGCTCGGGTTTCTACATCACCATCCTGATGGCCGCGGTCGACCGCATCCCGCCGTATCTCTACGAGGACGCCGAGCTGGGCGGCGCTTCGCCGTGGCAGAAGTTCAAGAACATCACGCTGCCGATGACCTGGGACGTCGTCGGTGTCGCCGGGGTGCTGTGGACGATCAACGCGCTCAAGATCTTCGAGCTGGTGTTCGTGCTGGCCGGTCCGGGCACCTACGCCCCGCCCAACGAGGCGTGGACGCTCGGGATCTACGTGTTCGACCGGACCTTCGGCTCGAACGGCACCCCGGACTTCGGCGCCGCCTGTGCCTGCGCGGTGGCGATGATCGTGCTGGTGTCCGTGCTCGTCGTCCTGCTCCGCCGGTTGATGCGCCGTGACGCGATCCAGTTCTGA
- a CDS encoding carbohydrate ABC transporter permease: MSVTDVEAPARRAAKPVRKPPRKPRPAPGAKRFSPLRVLGSTIVWLFTAGNILVLYWLLTASFKTPVEIFTKPFDLPYQWFKVGKPFRNFIYAWNNAGFGEAVLTTVVLVGLATVVTVAVSAPCAYALTRLGVRGAGPMTNVVAIGMGVPFQTVIIPLFVVLSKVHLDNEYGLFVLYVALSIPFTVFLMTGFFRSLPDELEEAAALDGASPTRTFFSVMLPLTRGGMITALTLNAIGLWNETLLAIVFLKDQAHFTLSRALFTFYGAASYQSEYGGLIAGVAIVVLPMLVLYLVLARRIITGLTLGAGK, translated from the coding sequence ATGTCCGTCACCGACGTCGAGGCGCCCGCGCGGCGAGCGGCGAAACCGGTGCGCAAGCCGCCACGCAAACCACGTCCGGCCCCCGGTGCGAAACGGTTCAGCCCGTTGCGCGTCCTGGGTTCCACGATCGTGTGGCTGTTCACCGCAGGCAACATCCTGGTGCTGTACTGGCTGCTCACGGCGTCGTTCAAGACACCGGTGGAGATCTTCACCAAGCCGTTCGACCTGCCGTACCAGTGGTTCAAGGTCGGCAAGCCGTTCCGGAACTTCATCTACGCCTGGAACAACGCCGGTTTCGGCGAGGCCGTGCTGACCACCGTGGTCCTGGTCGGGCTGGCGACGGTCGTCACGGTCGCCGTGTCGGCGCCCTGCGCGTACGCCCTGACCAGGCTCGGCGTCCGCGGCGCCGGGCCGATGACGAACGTCGTCGCGATCGGCATGGGCGTGCCGTTCCAGACGGTCATCATCCCGCTGTTCGTGGTGCTCAGCAAAGTGCACCTGGACAACGAATACGGCCTCTTCGTGCTGTACGTGGCGCTGTCGATCCCGTTCACGGTGTTCCTGATGACCGGGTTCTTCCGGTCACTGCCGGACGAGCTGGAGGAAGCGGCGGCGCTCGACGGCGCGTCACCGACGCGCACGTTCTTCTCGGTCATGCTGCCGCTGACCCGCGGCGGCATGATCACCGCGCTGACGCTGAACGCCATCGGCCTGTGGAACGAGACGCTGCTGGCGATCGTGTTCCTCAAGGACCAGGCGCATTTCACGCTCTCCCGCGCGCTCTTCACCTTCTACGGGGCCGCGAGCTACCAGTCGGAGTACGGCGGCCTGATCGCCGGTGTGGCGATCGTCGTGCTCCCGATGCTCGTGCTCTACCTCGTGCTCGCCCGCCGGATCATCACCGGCCTGACCCTCGGCGCCGGAAAGTAG
- a CDS encoding sn-glycerol-3-phosphate ABC transporter ATP-binding protein UgpC, with protein MATVTFSDTTRFYAGVERPAVDGLDLEVADGEFLVLVGPSGCGKSTTLRMLAGLEGVDDGSIHIGDRDVTELPPKDRDIAMVFQNYALYPHMTVGENIGFHLKLAKMAKAERERKVREAAAVLDLTEYLDRKPAKLSGGQRQRVAMGRAIVREPSVFLMDEPLSNLDAKLRVQTRTQIASLQRRLGITTLYVTHDQVEAMTMGDRVAVLKDGILQQCDTPVGLFAKPVNVFVAGFIGSPAMNLLETTVDTDGAVAGGTRLPLTPAQRAALTGPGIVVGVRPEGWTIGDGGFEAVVEVVEELGSDQYLYCRDGGRVLTVRTPGMAPWQRGEPIFLTPQPGAVHLFDAATGDRLPDA; from the coding sequence ATGGCCACCGTGACCTTCTCCGACACCACCCGGTTCTACGCCGGAGTCGAACGCCCCGCGGTCGACGGCCTCGACCTCGAGGTCGCCGACGGCGAGTTCCTGGTGCTGGTCGGCCCGTCCGGCTGCGGGAAGTCGACCACCTTGCGGATGCTCGCCGGGCTGGAGGGCGTCGACGACGGCTCCATCCACATCGGCGACCGCGACGTCACCGAACTGCCGCCGAAGGACCGGGACATCGCGATGGTGTTCCAGAACTACGCGCTCTACCCGCATATGACGGTGGGGGAGAACATCGGCTTCCATTTGAAGCTGGCGAAGATGGCCAAGGCCGAACGCGAACGCAAGGTACGCGAGGCCGCGGCCGTGCTCGACCTGACCGAGTACCTGGACCGCAAACCCGCGAAGCTGTCCGGCGGGCAGCGGCAGCGCGTCGCGATGGGCCGGGCGATCGTGCGCGAGCCCAGCGTGTTCCTGATGGACGAGCCACTGTCCAATCTGGACGCGAAGCTTCGGGTGCAGACGCGGACCCAGATCGCGTCCCTGCAGCGGCGGCTGGGCATCACGACGCTGTACGTCACGCACGACCAGGTCGAGGCGATGACCATGGGGGATCGGGTCGCCGTGCTGAAGGACGGGATCCTGCAGCAGTGCGACACCCCCGTCGGGCTGTTCGCCAAGCCGGTCAACGTGTTCGTCGCCGGGTTCATCGGCTCGCCCGCGATGAACCTGCTGGAGACCACTGTGGACACCGACGGCGCCGTCGCCGGTGGCACACGGCTGCCGCTGACCCCGGCCCAGCGTGCGGCGCTGACCGGCCCCGGCATCGTCGTCGGTGTCCGGCCCGAGGGCTGGACGATCGGGGACGGCGGTTTCGAGGCCGTCGTCGAGGTCGTCGAGGAACTGGGCAGCGACCAGTACCTGTACTGCCGGGACGGCGGCCGCGTGCTGACGGTCCGCACGCCGGGCATGGCCCCGTGGCAGCGCGGCGAACCGATCTTCCTGACGCCGCAACCGGGCGCGGTGCACCTGTTCGACGCCGCCACCGGCGATCGGCTCCCGGACGCATGA
- a CDS encoding DUF5107 domain-containing protein yields the protein MTRLYRAGLVLPAAELGPENPLPPLRKPEAVAKVSNVDELPPDLAENIGYGRLDTPLPCLLQDAYTRERTEHELPALVLENDKLRATVLPSLGGRLYSLVHKPSGRELLYRNPVFQPANLALRDAWFAGGVEWNLGSTGHTTLTCEPMFAAEIEGPDGTPVLRLWEWERTRDLPYQIDFWLPDGSDHLLVAVRVRNPHPYDVPVYWWSNIAVPQNEGTRVLAPATQAWHYGYSGRLDLVDVPGELTYPARAEAAADYFFEVTGRPWVAAVEADGTGLAQSSTGRLRGRKLFLWGESTGGRRWQEWLAPGADGYLEIQAGLARTQLEHLRLPPGESWDWLEAYGPIVADPAAVHGEDWATAREAVAAGLPSAEALDEYHGDWRKIADVTPESFLATGSGWGALENRRAPMCLPGTPFPDESLGPEQEPWLALLDGTPPDGDPLAVPPPTLVNRYWADLMEYAPKNWLTWYHRGVAHWAAGRHSDAVGAWRESVSAAENPWALRNLAVVTAGHEAAWLYRRAVALAPSLRPLVVEAIAAQLAAGLPDEASELLDGLPVEGRIALLTARTRLALGDVAGAKAVYDTGFEVANIREGETSLSDTWAAVSEEPLPEEHDFRMK from the coding sequence ATGACCCGCCTGTACCGCGCCGGACTGGTGCTCCCGGCCGCCGAGCTGGGGCCGGAGAACCCGTTGCCGCCGCTCCGGAAACCCGAAGCGGTGGCCAAGGTGTCCAATGTGGACGAGCTGCCGCCGGACCTGGCGGAGAACATCGGCTACGGCCGGCTGGACACGCCGTTGCCGTGTCTGCTGCAGGACGCCTACACCCGCGAGCGCACGGAACACGAGCTCCCGGCGTTGGTGCTGGAGAACGACAAGCTGCGCGCCACGGTGCTGCCTTCGCTGGGCGGGCGGCTGTACTCGCTGGTCCACAAGCCGTCCGGCCGCGAACTGCTCTACCGCAATCCGGTGTTCCAGCCCGCGAACCTCGCTTTACGGGACGCGTGGTTCGCGGGTGGTGTCGAGTGGAACCTCGGGAGTACCGGGCATACGACGCTGACCTGCGAACCGATGTTCGCCGCGGAGATCGAGGGCCCGGACGGCACGCCGGTGCTGCGGCTGTGGGAGTGGGAACGCACCCGTGACCTGCCGTACCAGATCGACTTCTGGCTGCCCGACGGCTCGGATCACCTGCTCGTGGCCGTGCGGGTGCGGAACCCGCATCCCTACGACGTCCCGGTGTACTGGTGGTCGAACATCGCTGTGCCACAGAACGAAGGCACCCGAGTGCTGGCGCCCGCGACCCAGGCTTGGCACTACGGCTATTCGGGGCGGCTCGACCTGGTCGACGTGCCCGGCGAGCTCACGTATCCGGCTCGTGCCGAGGCCGCGGCGGACTACTTCTTCGAGGTGACCGGAAGGCCGTGGGTCGCTGCTGTCGAGGCTGACGGTACGGGGCTGGCGCAGTCCTCCACTGGTCGGTTGCGCGGTCGAAAGCTGTTCCTGTGGGGCGAGTCCACCGGTGGACGCCGCTGGCAGGAGTGGCTGGCTCCCGGCGCCGACGGCTACCTGGAGATCCAGGCCGGGCTGGCTCGCACCCAGTTGGAGCACTTGCGCTTGCCGCCGGGGGAGAGCTGGGACTGGCTGGAGGCCTACGGGCCGATAGTCGCCGATCCGGCCGCGGTGCACGGGGAAGACTGGGCGACGGCGCGCGAGGCCGTCGCCGCCGGTCTGCCGTCGGCGGAAGCCCTGGACGAATACCACGGCGACTGGCGGAAGATCGCCGACGTCACCCCGGAATCCTTCCTGGCCACCGGTTCCGGCTGGGGCGCGCTGGAGAACCGGCGCGCGCCGATGTGCCTGCCCGGCACGCCGTTCCCGGACGAATCGCTCGGGCCGGAGCAGGAGCCGTGGCTCGCGTTGCTCGACGGGACGCCGCCGGACGGTGATCCGCTCGCGGTGCCGCCGCCGACGCTGGTGAACCGGTACTGGGCGGATCTCATGGAGTACGCGCCGAAGAACTGGCTGACCTGGTACCACCGCGGTGTCGCGCACTGGGCGGCCGGACGGCATTCGGACGCGGTCGGCGCCTGGCGCGAGTCCGTCTCGGCGGCCGAGAACCCTTGGGCATTGCGGAATCTCGCGGTCGTCACGGCCGGGCACGAGGCCGCCTGGCTGTACCGGCGCGCGGTCGCCCTCGCGCCGTCACTGCGTCCTCTGGTCGTCGAGGCCATCGCGGCGCAACTCGCCGCGGGGCTCCCGGACGAAGCGAGCGAGCTGCTGGACGGGCTGCCCGTGGAGGGGCGGATCGCCCTGCTGACCGCCCGCACCCGGCTCGCCCTCGGCGACGTCGCCGGGGCCAAGGCCGTGTACGACACCGGTTTCGAGGTCGCGAACATCAGGGAAGGGGAAACGTCCTTGTCCGACACCTGGGCAGCGGTTTCCGAGGAACCGCTGCCGGAAGAGCACGACTTCCGGATGAAGTGA
- a CDS encoding DeoR/GlpR family DNA-binding transcription regulator, producing MARHERLSTLLDLLGQREKIDVEDVAEELNVSAATIRRDLDHLAEQQLLTRTRGGAVANDLAYDLPLRYKTARHVPEKQRISVAAAALVAQGMVVGLNGGTTTAGVARSLATRSDLAGLRDSPGLTVVTNALNIAHELAVRPHVKIVVTGGVARPQSFELSGPLATRVLSELTIDLLFLGVDAFDADAGAFAHHEGEASINRLMVERAERVVAVADGSKLGRRAFARICATPQVHALVTDSNADPKVLRAFEAAGVEVQAV from the coding sequence ATGGCCCGGCACGAACGGCTGAGCACCCTGCTGGACCTGCTGGGGCAGCGGGAAAAGATCGACGTCGAGGACGTGGCCGAGGAGCTGAACGTCTCCGCGGCCACGATCCGGCGCGACCTCGATCACCTGGCGGAGCAGCAGTTGCTCACCCGCACCCGAGGTGGTGCGGTGGCCAACGACCTCGCCTACGACCTGCCGCTGCGGTACAAGACCGCGCGGCACGTGCCCGAGAAGCAGCGGATCAGCGTCGCCGCGGCGGCGCTCGTCGCGCAGGGCATGGTGGTCGGCCTCAACGGCGGGACGACGACGGCCGGCGTCGCGCGGTCGCTGGCCACGCGGTCCGATCTGGCCGGTCTCCGTGATTCGCCCGGGCTCACGGTGGTCACCAACGCACTGAACATCGCGCACGAACTCGCGGTCCGGCCGCATGTGAAGATCGTGGTCACCGGTGGGGTCGCGCGTCCGCAATCGTTCGAGCTCAGTGGTCCGCTGGCGACTCGCGTGCTCAGCGAACTGACGATCGACCTGCTGTTCCTCGGCGTCGACGCGTTCGATGCCGACGCCGGCGCCTTCGCTCATCACGAAGGTGAGGCGAGTATCAACCGGCTGATGGTCGAGCGGGCGGAACGCGTCGTCGCGGTCGCCGACGGATCGAAGCTGGGCCGCCGCGCGTTCGCGCGGATCTGCGCGACCCCCCAGGTGCACGCGCTGGTGACCGACTCCAACGCCGATCCGAAGGTGCTGCGGGCGTTCGAGGCCGCCGGCGTCGAGGTCCAGGCGGTCTGA